The Canis lupus familiaris isolate Mischka breed German Shepherd chromosome X, alternate assembly UU_Cfam_GSD_1.0, whole genome shotgun sequence genome has a segment encoding these proteins:
- the SLC6A8 gene encoding sodium- and chloride-dependent creatine transporter 1 — translation MAKKSAENGIYSVSGDEKKGPLIAPGPDGAPAKGDGPAGLGAPGGRLAVPPRETWTRQMDFIMSCVGFAVGLGNVWRFPYLCYKNGGGVFLIPYVLIALVGGIPIFFLEISLGQFMKAGSINVWNICPLFKGLGYASMVIVFYCNTYYIMVLAWGFYYLVKSFTTTLPWATCGHTWNTPDCVEIFRHEDCANASLANLTCDQLADRRSPVIEFWENKVLRLSGGLEVPGALNWEVTLCLLACWVLVYFCVWKGVKSTGKIVYFTATFPYVVLVVLLVRGVLLPGALDGIIYYLKPDWSKLGSPQVWIDAGTQIFFSYAIGLGALTALGSYNRFNNNCYKDAIILALINSGTSFFAGFVVFSILGFMATEQGVHISKVAESGPGLAFIAYPRAVTLMPVAPLWAALFFFMLLLLGLDSQFVGVEGFITGLLDLLPASYYFRFQREISVALCCALCFVIDLSMVTDGGMYVFQLFDYYSASGTTLLWQAFWECVVVAWVYGADRFMDDVACMIGYRPCPWMKWCWSFFTPLVCMGIFIFNVVYYKPLVYNNTYVYPWWGEAVGWGFALSSMLCVPLHLLGCLLRAKGTMAERWQHLTQPVWGLHHLEYRAQDSDVRGLTTLTPVSESSKVVVVESVM, via the exons ATGGCGAAGAAGAGCGCCGAGAACGGCATCTACAGCGTGTCCGGCGACGAGAAGAAGGGCCCCCTGATCGCGCCCGGGCCCGACGGGGCCCCGGCCAAGGGCGACGGCCCCGCCGGCCTGGGGGCGCCCGGCGGCCGCCTGGCCGTGCCGCCGCGGGAGACCTGGACGCGCCAGATGGACTTCATCATGTCGTGCGTGGGCTTCGCCGTGGGCCTGGGCAACGTGTGGCGCTTCCCCTACCTGTGCTACAAGAACGGCGGAG GTGTATTCCTTATCCCTTATGTCCTGATCGCCCTAGTTGGAGGAATCCCCATTTTCTTCTTGGAGATCTCACTGGGCCAGTTCATGAAGGCCGGCAGCATCAACGTCTGGAACATCTGTCCCCTGTTCAAAG gcctgggctACGCCTCCATGGTGATCGTCTTCTACTGCAACACCTACTACATCATGGTGCTGGCCTGGGGCTTCTATTACCTGGTGAAGTCCTTCACCACCACGCTGCCCTGGGCCACATGTGGCCATACCTGGAACACTCCCGACTGTGTGGAGATCTTCCGCCATGAAGACTGTGCCAATGCCAGCCTGGCCAACCTCACATGTGACCAGCTTGCTGACCGCCGGTCCCCTGTCATCGAGTTCTGGGA gaacAAAGTCTTGCGGCTCTCCGGGGGCCTGGAGGTGCCAGGGGCCCTCAACTGGGAGGTGACCCTGTGTCTGCTGGCCTGCTGGGTGCTGGTCTACTTCTGTGTCTGGAAGGGGGTCAAGTCGACGGGAAAG ATCGTGTACTTCACCGCTACCTTCCCCTACGTGGTCCTCGTCGTGTTGCTGGTGCGCGGAGTGCTGCTGCCCGGCGCCCTGGATGGCATCATCTACTATCTCAAGCCCGACTGGTCCAAGCTGGGGTCCCCGCAG GTGTGGATCGACGCCGGGACCCAGATCTTCTTTTCCTACGCCATCGGCCTGGGGGCCCTCACGGCGCTGGGCAGCTACAACCGCTTCAACAACAACTGCTACAA GGACGCCATCATCCTGGCACTCATCAACAGCGGGACGAGCTTTTTTGCTGGCTTTGTGGTCTTCTCCATCCTGGGCTTCATGGCCACGGAGCAGGGTGTGCACATCTCCAAGGTGGCCGAGTCAG ggcccGGCCTGGCCTTCATCGCCTACCCCCGGGCCGTCACGCTGATGCCCGTGGCCCCgctctgggctgccctgtttttcttCATGCTGCTGCTGCTCGGCCTGGACAGCCAG TTTGTAGGTGTGGAAGGCTTCATCACCGGCCTGCTCGACCTCCTCCCGGCCTCCTACTACTTCCGTTTCCAAAGGGAGATCTCTGTGGCCCTGTGCTGTGCCCTCTGCTTTGTCATCGACCTCTCCATGGTGACTGAT GGCGGGATGTACGTCTTCCAGCTGTTCGACTACTACTCGGCCAGCGGCACGACCCTGCTCTGGCAGGCCTTCTGGGAGTGCGTGGTGGTCGCCTGGGTGTACG GAGCCGACCGCTTCATGGACGACGTCGCCTGCATGATCGGCTACCGACCCTGCCCCTGGATGAAATGGTGCTGGTCCTTCTTCACCCCGCTGGTCTGCATG GGCATCTTCATCTTCAACGTGGTGTACTACAAGCCGCTGGTCTACAACAACACCTACGTGTACCCGTGGTGGGGCGAGGCCGTGGGCTGGGGCTTCGCGCTCTCCTCCATGCTGTGTGTGCCCCTCCACCTCCTGGGCTGCCTCCTCAGGGCCAAGGGGACCATGGCCGAG CGCTGGCAGCACCTGACGCAGCCGGTGTGGGGCCTCCACCACTTGGAGTATAGAGCTCAGGACTCCGACGTCAGGGGCCTGACCACCCTGACCCCAGTGTCCGAGAGCAgcaaggtggtggtggtagagagCGTCATGTGA